From Sphingobium sp. B2D3C:
ACATAGCCGTCCGCCAACTCATAACAGCGCGCCACGATGAGCAGGCCCACCGTCAGCATCGCCTGCAGGCCCACGGTGGCCAGCGAGAGGTAGAGGTTGCGCAGGCGGGCGAGGTACACCAGCGCCGCCTCGCTCACCACCGCCGGGCTCGCGAGCACTTCCGCCGCCAGCAGGCCGCCAAGCGCGGCGGCACCGATCACGAAGGTCGGCCCGACCAGTCCCATCACCGCCTCGCCCGGCATCGCCAGCGCCACGGCGACGCCAAGCTGCGCCGCGACGATCCAGAAGCCGACCTGGCTCACCTGGCGCCCAATCGCCTCATGATTGCCGAGCGCGATGTTGCGGGTGATGACCGGGCCGAGAATCGGCTCGAAGCTGGTCTTGAGCTTCTGCGGCAGGGAGGCGACCTGCTGCGCGACATAATAGATGCCGACGATCGCCGGGGACGCGAACAGGCCCAAAATGGCGAGATCGAGACGCCGCGTGCCCCATTCGATGGCGTCCGCGCCGGCCAGCGGCAGATTGCGCATGGCCAGATGCCAGATCCGCCCCGGATGCGGCCGCCAGCCACGCGGCAGGCCATAATGGTGCATCAGCGGCCAGAACGCCGCCAGCATCGCGGCCGCCATTGAGGCGACATAGGCGAGGATCAGCCCGTCGCGCGGCGAGTAGAAATAGAGCGCCAGCGCCGCGATGCTGATTGTCCACGGCTCCACAATGGCCCGCGCCCGCACGGTCGCGGCGATGTTGTATTGATAGGCACAGGCTGCCAGCGCCACCTCGGTCGTCGCAATGGCGATGACGATCAGCGGCAGCAGCCGGTCCAGCCCGTTGAGGCCGCTATTGGGGAACATCGCCTCAGGGAAGATGATGAGCAGGCCCGCCGCCACGGCGCTGACGAGGATGCACAGCCACATGGCATCGGCAACGACATGGGCCTGTGGGCGGCTGTCCTTCGCCAATTGCTCGGCCAGACCGCGCTTGAGCCCCATGGTGGCCAGTTGCGCGGCAAATTCGATGACCAGCACGGCATAAGCGAAGCGACCGAGCGTCGCCGCGCCATAGAGCCGCCCGGCAATGAACAGGAAGGGAATGCGCGCCGCCAGCCGCAGCACGAAGCCCAGCACATTGGCCCTGCCGCCCCGCGCCAGCGCCGAGATGTCATCGCGTTCGGCCTGCTCGGCCTCCCCACGCGCTATGGTCATGCAAGGCGCTCCCCGGCGCGGGCCGTTGCGCCGCGCCAGCCAGCCATAGGCGTTGCGATCGATGTGCGCAAAGTCTCTTGGTCCCTCATTCGGCGCGTAACGGCCGGGCCAGTAGCGCGGCGATCACATCGTCAACGCGCGACGCGCCGGAAAGAAGCGCGCAGACCGCTTCCGTGACGGGCATATCGATGCCCTGTGCGCGCGCCGCTTCGTGCAGCACCGGTGCCGTCGAGGCCCCCTCGGCCACCGTATGGCGATGGGCCAGCAGCGCATCGGGGGATTGCCCCTGCCCCAGCCCATAGCCCAGCGCATAATTGCGGGACCGGGTCGAGGAACAGGTCAGCACCAGATCGCCGAGACCCGACAGGCCGGCCATCGTCTCCGGCCGCCCGCCCCGCGCGAGGCCGAAACGGGTCATTTCCGCGAAACCGCGCGCAATCAGGGCCGCACGGGCATTCTGCCCCAGTCCCGCGCCCTCGACCACGCCGCAGGCAATGGCGAGGACATTCTTGACCGCGCCGCCGATCTCGGCGCCCACCACATCGTCGGAGACATAGGGCCGGAAGGTCGGTCGCGCGATCACATCCGCCAGCAGCCGCGCCAGCGCTTCTTCCTCAGCAGCGAGCGTGACAGCCGTCGGCAGGCCGGCGGCGACCTCATGCGCGAAGGTCGGGCCCGAGAGCACCGCCACCGGCGAGCCGGGCATCACCTCGCGGGCGACTTCATGCATCAGCAAGTGCGACCCGGCCTCGATTCCTTTCGAGCAGAGAATCAGCGACTGGCCCTGCGGCGCGAACTGGGAGAGAACGGCGCGCATTGATTGGGAGGGCGTCACCACCAGCAGCGCCCCGGCGCCGGCGAGATCGCCCGGCGCCTGCGTCGCCCGAATGCGCGGCGAGAGGGGCTGGCCGGGCAGATAGGTCTCATTCTGGCGGCGCGTGTTGATCGCCTCCACCACCGCGCCATTGCGCGCCCAGAGCAGCACGTCGCTGCCCCCTTCCGCCAGCACCTGCGCCAGCGCCGTACCCCAGGCGCCACCACCGAGCACGCCGATTGGCCCTGCCGCGTTCATGCCTTCACCCCCGCGCCGCGCACCGTCTCGGCGCTCGGGTCCAGCGGCCAGCGCGGGCGCGCCGCCACGGCGAGATCGTCCACCAGGCCGAGCGCGAACCGCTCCGCCCCCGCCCAGCCGATCATC
This genomic window contains:
- a CDS encoding lipopolysaccharide biosynthesis protein, which codes for MTIARGEAEQAERDDISALARGGRANVLGFVLRLAARIPFLFIAGRLYGAATLGRFAYAVLVIEFAAQLATMGLKRGLAEQLAKDSRPQAHVVADAMWLCILVSAVAAGLLIIFPEAMFPNSGLNGLDRLLPLIVIAIATTEVALAACAYQYNIAATVRARAIVEPWTISIAALALYFYSPRDGLILAYVASMAAAMLAAFWPLMHHYGLPRGWRPHPGRIWHLAMRNLPLAGADAIEWGTRRLDLAILGLFASPAIVGIYYVAQQVASLPQKLKTSFEPILGPVITRNIALGNHEAIGRQVSQVGFWIVAAQLGVAVALAMPGEAVMGLVGPTFVIGAAALGGLLAAEVLASPAVVSEAALVYLARLRNLYLSLATVGLQAMLTVGLLIVARCYELADGYVAAMPAVALAIALGCGAIAKSRLLSGLLGMRLPIWRSSLVLCGVVAGLVGFGFTLLPRRLEWIELVVGLPLTLAVYCVLMWKVAFGEADRTLFRKQKLGASGDDTPA
- a CDS encoding NAD(P)H-dependent glycerol-3-phosphate dehydrogenase codes for the protein MNAAGPIGVLGGGAWGTALAQVLAEGGSDVLLWARNGAVVEAINTRRQNETYLPGQPLSPRIRATQAPGDLAGAGALLVVTPSQSMRAVLSQFAPQGQSLILCSKGIEAGSHLLMHEVAREVMPGSPVAVLSGPTFAHEVAAGLPTAVTLAAEEEALARLLADVIARPTFRPYVSDDVVGAEIGGAVKNVLAIACGVVEGAGLGQNARAALIARGFAEMTRFGLARGGRPETMAGLSGLGDLVLTCSSTRSRNYALGYGLGQGQSPDALLAHRHTVAEGASTAPVLHEAARAQGIDMPVTEAVCALLSGASRVDDVIAALLARPLRAE